Part of the Poecilia reticulata strain Guanapo linkage group LG2, Guppy_female_1.0+MT, whole genome shotgun sequence genome is shown below.
TCACCGCTCTTTTGTTAGGCCTCTTCCTCTGATTCCACTCCTCTCCATCCCTCCGCCCCCCTTCATATCAGGTTGTGCAGTGATTCAGCAGAACGCAGGCTGAGCGTGGGTTTACATATCCGCCGTCTGTCTTCTTGTAAGCCAGCTTTCCATTAGCTCCTGCAGTGCAGGACTGTTGCTAAAAACCTGAACCGGACCCAAATAAATACTGAGGAATACTTCAAACTAAAGGTGCTTGAGGACAATTAGAAACTGAGCCAGAGAGCATATGTGTGTACCAGAGTGCATGTTTAAAATTCAGATCATACACCAGCTGTCATTTATCGCTTCAAACATGAATATTTAGTTGCATCTTTTAGTTGGATGGGTTCCTTCCTATTTTccagatgttaaataaaaaacctgaGCCAAAAAGGGCGAAAAAAGAAGGTTTTATAGCAAAAACAGAGGGAAGAATGACTGTCCGCCCAGGTCAGATTAAAGCAGTGTGAGGATTAGCAAGTGAAGACTTGATTGGACTAACACTGGCTGAGGCAGATCATCATCTGCCTCAGCAATTTCCCAAGTGAAGAAAAAATGGGAATCATCACAGCAACGGGATGAATGACATCATCGGCCATTGTCATTGGTGGAGGGGGCTTTGTAGGTTTTAAGAGGCATGTATTCAAGGAGGCCGTGGCCTTGTTTCATCACTCAGTTGTCTTAGTAGATTAGCGATAACGTCAGAGGTTGCCATAATGAAACGGAAGCAAGCACGTGACACAGCAGTGGAAGTGGGCCAACTAGAGCTTAGGTCACCATTCACAGATGCTGATGTCTAGGGCTGTAAATCAAATGATgtgtcagttttaaaaagtctccGGGACAGGAAGCCACATCCACTCCGTCTGTGGTCAGCACAAGTCGCTGCGGTCTCCTGAATAGAGGGTGGGGACAATAAGGGAACGGGGCGAGTGCTGAGGTCTGTGTTCAACACCCCAACATTTTGCAAGAGGGATGAAAGAGGCAACGTATGCAAAGGTTTCTAGGGGGGGTGTGGGACCCAAAAATGGGTTGTGATTGCTTCTGGTGGTTTGCCACATGACAGGGGAAATAGTATGTTTGCACAGGCCTGGGTGCCAGTCTGAGACTAAATGTCTAATTTAGGTCACTTGctataaaagttttaaaagaccTAGTCTACATATACCCCAGACTGGCAGCTTGATTTGCCATAAATGTAGCCTCTGTCCTCTCTTATGTCAACACATTCAATCTGAAGCTGGCTTGTAGCCACTAACTGTGCTAAATAAGCATTTAGCTGCTGCAGTGAAATCATCACCTTGTGTTGTGACGTTTCGAAATGGGTACACTCCTGACTCGTGGTCGcaagttttgcttttaaattttagTCTTTCTTAAGAGGTGTAGCTCCAGATAGCAGCACTCTTGATTTTCACCCGTCTTATGACCTAAAGAATGCTTTGAAACCCTGGCTAATGACTAATATTACACCTCTGGGGGATAATTGGCGATGAATCTTTTAATCTTTGTGAAGTCCCATGACAAAATACCTGccatttttcagaaaacattctTTGTTGATATCAGTAATTCTGAGTAAATGAAGCGTCGGCAAAACTGAAGCAAAGCTTTTAGCTAATATTATATTTCCTATTGTGTTCATGAAACTACAACAGCAGGAACTTTTAAGCAACTTCTGTTTTGGTATCagactgtgaaatattttaaaagtgacaatGGATTTCATTGTAAACTTAGCTTCTAGGTTGATGAATGACTCCCCGTCTCTTGTGTGTCTTTCTTTCCAAACACAATATAACCGTGATGTGATACAGACCCAGTAGAAACCAAGGTGCCCCTATATGGAGATCACATCAGCAGTCGGAAGATTCACGCCATGAGGCTAGCCAAGGACCGCAAGAAGTATTTAGCCAGGCCTGGATCAAGCAACAACCGAGAGCTCCCGGTGTCTGGCCTGGACAAGGCGGAGCCGGAATTTGTAAGTGGTGTGACGATGCAAAATATTATCTGTCGTTGCAAACTTAAACTCAGGGTTAAAACAAACAAGGGTAGTCATTGGTCTTTGCAGCCCACTTTCAATGAAAGGTCAAGTTCAAATTGAGTTacaaaagtcagattttgaagaatttaaatgtaatgtttggtTTTAACCTCCAAACGTGCTTTGTGTGCAGGGGCCTTGCAAAAGAGAACTTGATAATCTCATTCATGGCCCTTCTCGGGTCCTGAGTGTTTCTTTGTACGTACCCAACTGTGACAAAAAGGGATTTTTCAAGCGCAAGCAGGTTTGGATGCATCTCTTTATGCTCTCAATTTCATTTAGTGACACAAAAGTGTGCAACTAACCCGATTGGAcctcctttttttcttgcagtgtAAGCCGTCTCGCGGTCGGAAACGGGGCATTTGCTGGTGCGTGGACCGCTTCGGCAAAAAAATCCCAGGTAGCACCTCTGCTGGTGGAGAACTGCAGTGCAAAGATCTTGACAGTGTCAACAACAGCAACGAATGAGAGCAAACCACCTCCGGAGCCcaacttcttcttcttaaaATCTGCCAAACAAGCTAGCACACTTTATGACTGACAATCAGGAGAATATGGcacaaacacttttattttttgttgattgtGATGGACTGCATTGTCTGTTGTAGAGAGGAGGCAAACTTTATATCCTATATCGAAGCGAAATATATAGAGTTTTTCTTTCGTTTATAAAGTCTGTTgcagtttatatatttttttttttttgaaattatgaaaaaggTGACAACACATATATAAATGTGGCTAACTATCAATATTTTCAGTTGATTTTCCTGATATTGTTGAGAAGGGAGTGTGGCCACCGAAACTAGGAGACATCTGCTAAAATTGAATGAGTTTTGTTATGATTAGCAGCTTTTTTAGGTGCAATATGATGGATATTTGGGGGTCACAAAATCCAGTTTTAAACGAGggcagaaaaacattcaaacataaaacatgcataCTTCCGTTTATATAAATGGCTCCTCTGGAGTGGTTTAAGCTGTGGTTAGATATTAGTTTCCCTAAAAACATACCAAACATAATCTCACTTAAACTCTTCTTGATATTAAACATTATAGGAAAAGTACTTCTGGAACATACCCATAATTTGttggctaaaatgttttttatatatttaattcaaGGCATGCATGAATGAAAGATTTAGTGCTTCCAAGgcataaacattattttgtctAATAGTTATGTTGATTGAATTCACACGTTTTGGTTTGACAAggttgtttatgttgttttaatttgcataaaTGAACTCTAGAGAATAGAAGCCGTTAGCTTAAAACTGTAACCTGTCACTCTTATCCATTACTGTGCTAATTAGCTATGACATATTGtagaattttatattttaatttaactggCTTTCAGAACTTAacaaaaagtaatatttaattaGCTGTAACTCTTTTCTTatattgtcttttaaaatttcaatGCAAGAACTAGCAACCTGGTTGCCTAGCCTGGCATGATGACAGTCAATAAACTGCTAGCTTGGCTTTGCTAATTAACAAATTGCCTGATATAAATTGTATGATGGTGATGGTCTTAGTTTAGTATGGAAACGAGGCTTATTGGGGCACGCTAATTTACAAGTAGCATAATTTCTATGGTTAACTGAATcttaaaaacatgatttcagGCAGGTGgcaataatttcaaaatgtctttagccagtaagtaaaattttaatacccaaagatttttttttaaatctatcttGGACAGGTAATAAAATAGAACAGCATTAAACTGTGGTCATTAATACCTGTAAGTAGAAATGTGTGAACCTGTTTATGAAATATGCCTTTCAAAAAACAatctatataatttttttagacgCTTCTATGCTTCGGTACATTAAAATATCATCCTATATAGTTTTTGAAGATCCCACTGAGCCATTCCATCACTAAGTCTACAAGCGGTCGTCATTCAACGCCTTCAGTGTTAAGTTTCTATATGGCCCTATTTTTAGACCTatataactttatttataacaaGCAATCTACAACCTAATTAATATTTCCCAAATACATAACTGAAGCATATGAAAATCACAGCTAAATTCAGTGAATCATTGCAAAAATGCCCAAAAGCACAAACCAAGAGAAAATGTAGCTTGATTTAGCCCATTGTatggatacatttattttgctaattttattgtaatgttgTGATCTTAATATTAGTCAGTTCAGTCTTTTAGTTTGACTTGGTGGTAAACCCAAGGACACCATTACAGCCATTAATTTTATGACTGGAGTAGTGAGCTGTACAGATCAACACACTCACATGATCAGGAAGGCCAGGACTGagtttgaaaagaagaaaaactatgGTAGTCGTACTATATGAACCATAACTTTCACTAATATCTCCTAGATAAAATCTCAccagaaaataaagaagaacaAATAGCCATAATGGAGATGATACTTGCTGGTGACATGAAGCTGACAAAGTCCTGTAGGGCTGTTTTGAGGCTACGGATTGGAAAGCTATTTGCCCGCCTCATGGGCAGGACATCAATACCATGATTGAGTACATCACTGACTATATAAACTGTCTCCATCAGGGATCGAGagacagaatttattttatatttgcaatTTTGAACATTAATGTCCAACTATATATGATGCAAACACCTTTTTCTGAAGGCATTATGTTGTAAGACTGCATTCGTGCAAAGTGAGTTAAAAGGCTTTGATTGTTATACAATAGGTCACTAGTTTGATTCCCAGGTTATAATATTGTTTTAGCAATCTTGGTAAAATATAGCTggttaaaacaatatttagacTACTACTAAACCTTCACTAATACCTATTTCTCCTAAATTTTAGCCGATGCATAATTTCTAACACACTCTGGGACCTTCTGCTCCTTAGACGGTCACTAGATGTTCTGTGCCACAATCAGGgaaaaggttttttgttttttttttgggaaataagcaaaacagacaaaacctCAGTCATAAAAAAGCTCAATGTACTGTTAAACTTAGAATTCTTTCTATTTCAAGTTCTCAGAGCTGCATTCAGTTTCTAAATGTATGTACAGAATGTTTGCATGCCCtatgagtgtgtttgtgtgtactTCTCAACGTTAGGAACAAAAAAGCTTGCTTGCTCAGAGTGCATTTCCCATTAGAGCTCGCACACAAATTTTATGCAAAGGCCCCGTCTTTCCATGTGGAGGGTCCTCACTGCCACCACACATGCAAATCCGCAGGCGACTCGCTCCCAGGGTTCACCGGGTCCTTCATCCCAGAGAGAGCAAGGTCGCTGAGCTTTTATGTAAATTAAGTGCCTTCTGCCCCAGACTGCTTTGAATCTAGATTTGCATGCGGCGCCATTGTGTGGTTGAATGAGGGTGGCCTGAGGAGcaaaatttcaaaaagaaaataatttaaaaaaaggaaatcactTTAAGGTGTGGATGTGATTTGCTGACAAATTTTATATCTTCCAGTCAAGTGCTGCTAAATATGTAATGACAAAGGACAGGATTGTGTTCTGTGGGTCCAGTTTTATTCAAGATCTTTCTTTTATTGTTCAAATTGCAATGTTTAATATAGTTTTAGCTGTGTAAATAACTGACAAAGTGGCACATCAGCCTATTTTTTCCTAATCAAATTCTTCTCTTTTGCCGTTGATTCAAActcatttaaatgcaaaacgGTGACTTTATGAATACCACAGAAACTAAAAATTAATGTGAATTTTCTGATGGAATATTTAACACACCTATAATTGATGtactcatttttttctttttaatgttaaatcactatttaataaaattcttgtattcacaaaaaaaagcctGTTGGCTCCTTCTGTGGGAAACTGGATTTAGATGGCAAAATGTTAAGTCAGATGTTTAGTGTTTTGtgacaacaaaaatgtacttttccaTGCGGGCAGTATCCAGTTTCTGCTGaaaaagccaaaagaaaaaaaaagtggtcaCTTTATCTGGGTGCTACAAGAtcacccatagggggcagtgcagAATTTCAAACAACTTCAAGCCAGAATCTAagtattttctttcactcttcaAACTTCAACAACAGAGAATTACAGATTCAACAGGTTTCTACTTTATTTTGCATTAGCTCTTTATCATGTCAGATCCTTACTACTTACTGTGCAATACAAATGAGGCATACTCAAAATCCTAGTCTGCAAGCGAGAGCACAGAAAGACACctaaaaacatttgacacacTGAATGCTTCTCCATTCTTTCAAACAGTACAAAACACTGATAACAAAGCATTCTGAGCATTGTTACAGTTAGTAAAGCATAATCACTGGctctaaaacacaaaaagaacgTGACAGATTTACTGTAGTCTGCAGCAACAAGTTGGTGACTATCATCCAAACCTTTTTAGGTAGTTAAGATTTGAGCTGTAACTGCCAATAAACAGGCTGCagacacatacatacatacatacatatagcTTATAGCTTACTCGGGTTGTTCCCAAGCACTTtacagtttagtttattttgaacTCTTGGCCACGTTAAATATGGGTGGCGTCGGGCAGCTCCAGCTCGCTCAGGTACTGGCTGCAGTTGGGGTCACCCCTGACAGCTGGAGCTGACAGGATGCGTTGGCCGGTGTGGGGGTCCACGCACCAGCACTCGCCCCGCTGACCGTGGAGCGACATCTTGCACTGAAACAGAGAATTActtattcagttgttttttgcCTTTCTCTATTATTGCTATTAGTCATTTAATGAACCTGTTAAAAGCCATGCTGACACCATGCCCTCACAAACCCATTTACTtacatgttaatgtttttgaggtgacagttaaggggttaaataaatggggaaaaatacTCTATCTAAAAAGTTTCCGAATATCctaatatttgaaaatgacatCTGAAATCATTAccaagtaaattaaaatactaaaaagttgttttatgtcACCAATTTAATGCAAGAGGTGACACTTATAtagatttataaaattaaattatgcaATTTCTTAATtacattattgaaataaattattttaagtcataatccaattcagtaaaaatacagaacatgTATTTAGTCATGTAACTTTAAACTACTGAACAGCCCAaatcaggaaaaagaaatatgaaatactctctaaaattaatattttatttttaaatcataaagaaatgacacatttcaattattattattattactaaatgTCCACTGTTAgacaaaatgcactttttttctagaaagagcccaagagcaaaaaataaaaaagttaaccTGCAAACAGCCTGTTTCAAAAACCTGTAAATTGTTGCATCACAAttttgttacctagcaacctaaagCCCACCCCATCACCTGGCAACCCAAGTGGTGCTTCACCCACCTCATTAAGTTTATTCTGCTGGATTTACCGCTGCATAATGACTGCTGGAATAGGAACATATCTTGCTGTTCAtcgatttttttccccagtcaCATAGAACAGAGTAGTGTTGCTTCATCTTGTTATTGGTTTCTTGCAATATTGCCAAAGAAAGTTGTAGTTTGCGCAAATCAGTTTTGGAAGGATTCCTTTAGAAACgaccaaaaaaacacagcaagatTTACCAAAATACTTTGACTGAAGAAAGGTTGTGTCCCTAATGTTCATCACAAATGTCCAGATAATGTAGATTAAGTACATAATGATGTCTtgtgtgttttatattgttgtttAGCATCGTCACTGCATGATCTGGTCCAGAGGTATGATCCATATCATCAGCTAATTTGCACATATGCTAATAGAAATACATCCATGGAGGGtattcttgtttattttctcttggcTTGTGGAAGCATAATAGTGGaccttcagttttctttttactataaAATGCATACACAATAgttaataatttatgttttttatttattctctattttatttctgtttttttaattgggaGCCCTGTCAACATAGGTTATTTCTTGTTAGCCCCTCTTTTAGGCGTAACCCAAAACTTTAGTCACCTGTTTTGGGTTATACTGCCCCCTCTTGTCACAGTTAGGGATGTGCAGTGCATAGAGGTCCTCCAGAGGACCTCTGTTATCTCTGAAAGGCATCTTGGATATCCTCTCCAGGACCTGGTCGAGCTCCTGCTGACACTGAGTCTTAAGAATAAAcaagaacagaacaaaacaagagTTTCAAGTCCAAACAGAGGCGTGTGGGTTTGTTGGTGCCACCAGCTTTTGGCGTCGGGGGGTTATAAAAGGTTTGCCTACAGAATGAAATGttcagaacaaaatgttcagtCAAGCCTAACCtctgtttacttttaaataataataataataataataataataataataataataataataataataataataataataataataata
Proteins encoded:
- the igfbp5a gene encoding insulin-like growth factor-binding protein 5a, whose protein sequence is MLLGVLFLAVPLLSITGGGASYVPCEPCDPKALSMCPPVPVGCQLVKEPGCGCCLTCALEEGQACGVYTGPCMSGLRCLPKSGEEKPLHALLHGRGVCANEKLYKLQHPPKDPVETKVPLYGDHISSRKIHAMRLAKDRKKYLARPGSSNNRELPVSGLDKAEPEFGPCKRELDNLIHGPSRVLSVSLYVPNCDKKGFFKRKQCKPSRGRKRGICWCVDRFGKKIPGSTSAGGELQCKDLDSVNNSNE